One region of Rhizophagus irregularis chromosome 20, complete sequence genomic DNA includes:
- a CDS encoding uncharacterized protein (SECRETED:cutsite_ANA-EP; SECRETED:prob_0.8505); SECRETED:SignalP(1-19), with product MQLKYLLLIFFFTIVLANAEPQNFKRDALAEPQEYKRDAVAEPQSFKRDAVAEPQEFKRDAVAEPQGFNAAVI from the exons atgcaattaaaatatttgttgttaattttcttctttacaATTGTTTTAGcga ATGCAGAACCACAAAACTTTAAACGTGATGCGTTAGCAGAACCACAAGAATATAAACGTGATGCGGTTGCAGAACCACAAAGCTTTAAACGTGATGCAGTTGCAGAACCACAAGAATTTAAACGTGATGCGGTTGCAGAACCACAAGGCTTCAACGCTgcagtaatataa